In the genome of Hymenobacter taeanensis, one region contains:
- a CDS encoding T9SS C-terminal target domain-containing protein, translated as MKKNTLSLALAATLLAGLASCSKEDTTPAPNIVGSGGTTPTTPTTPSTGQVVTVGGSGESSITTNTTWSASNKYLLKGFVYVKSGATLTIEAGTIIKGDKDTKGTLIVEPGAKIVAIGTAEKPIVFTSNQPRGSRNYGDWGGLIIAGNAPVNSMTATSKPQIEGGPSTKYGGDVANDNSGTLQYVRIEFGGVAFSPDNEVNGLTLAAVGSGTTIDHIQVSYSGDDSYEWFGGTVNAKYLVSHRTFDDDFDTDNGFSGKIQFAVSLRDPLQADQSGSKAFESDNDSKSTTAQPQTSAVFSNVTAVGPVVNTSGGNYSSQYTAGAHIRRNSSISILNSVIMGYPTNVLIDNSQTAGNAASGNLHFKNNIVAGSLVGSNSAGGQRSLLYIAGSGGAGSLTTNTVMASDSSAWGSAVGPLTWLKANGNKRFATSDNVQLLNPFSLTSPSFIPRSASPIVATTGGIAPDFTDSKVTDSFFTKVAYVGAFSGSGASADNWLASWTNFDPQQTDY; from the coding sequence AACGGTAGGAGGCAGCGGCGAATCGTCTATCACCACAAACACTACGTGGTCGGCGAGCAACAAGTACTTGCTGAAAGGCTTCGTGTACGTGAAGTCGGGCGCTACCCTGACTATTGAAGCGGGTACCATTATCAAAGGCGACAAAGACACCAAAGGCACCCTGATTGTGGAGCCCGGTGCCAAGATCGTAGCCATTGGTACTGCTGAGAAGCCCATTGTATTTACCTCTAACCAGCCCAGAGGCTCACGCAACTATGGCGACTGGGGTGGACTCATTATTGCGGGCAATGCCCCGGTAAACAGCATGACGGCCACTTCTAAGCCCCAGATTGAGGGCGGGCCTTCTACCAAGTATGGGGGCGATGTGGCCAATGACAACTCTGGCACCCTGCAATACGTGCGCATTGAGTTTGGTGGGGTAGCATTCTCGCCCGATAACGAAGTAAATGGCCTGACCCTGGCTGCCGTAGGAAGCGGTACTACCATCGACCACATTCAGGTTTCTTACAGTGGTGATGATTCCTACGAATGGTTTGGGGGCACGGTAAACGCCAAGTATCTGGTGTCGCACCGCACCTTCGACGACGATTTCGATACCGATAACGGCTTCTCGGGTAAAATTCAGTTTGCCGTGTCGCTGCGCGACCCACTGCAGGCTGACCAGTCGGGCTCCAAGGCCTTCGAGTCGGATAACGACAGCAAATCAACCACGGCGCAGCCCCAGACTTCAGCCGTGTTCTCAAACGTAACGGCCGTTGGTCCCGTGGTTAACACCAGCGGGGGTAACTATAGCTCGCAATACACGGCAGGGGCCCACATTCGCCGCAATTCCAGCATCAGCATTCTGAATTCGGTTATCATGGGCTACCCCACCAACGTGCTCATTGATAACTCCCAGACGGCCGGCAACGCTGCCAGCGGTAACCTGCACTTCAAGAACAACATTGTGGCGGGCAGCTTGGTGGGCTCCAACTCTGCCGGTGGGCAGCGCAGCCTACTATACATTGCCGGCAGCGGTGGCGCGGGTAGCCTGACTACCAACACCGTTATGGCCTCCGACTCGTCGGCCTGGGGTAGCGCGGTAGGCCCCCTGACCTGGCTGAAAGCCAACGGCAACAAGCGCTTCGCCACGTCAGACAACGTGCAGCTTCTGAACCCGTTTAGCCTGACCTCACCGAGCTTCATTCCACGGAGCGCTTCGCCCATTGTGGCAACCACAGGCGGTATCGCTCCCGACTTTACGGATAGCAAGGTGACGGATTCCTTCTTCACGAAAGTGGCCTACGTTGGTGCCTTCTCCGGTTCCGGTGCTTCCGCCGATAACTGGCTGGCTTCCTGGACGAACTTCGATCCGCAGCAAACCGACTACTAG
- a CDS encoding FUSC family protein: MKLSVARYVPRTRRAVRSLVKLHDAPWRWKVGLEASLAIGLPVAVFTLAGNQAWGLQAALGSFTALYGASLSRQNRALLLPFVAAGLVLAAALGIACAGNEWLPVACLVLVSALASTLVLGFRLGPPGPMMFVLVAAVSGHIAAPAALDGAGQPGLRLLGLVAAGAGLAYFVVVMPLLIPGRRYSASVGLGVLLPRLSFDRDTAAVALRVVVAVLIASLVARPLGAHRVYWVVLSAVAVLQSSPSRQLTGLRAVHRVVGTLLGIGLFELLSLLHPIGLGLVAALMLLQGATEVVVARNYAFALLFITPIALLNATAGHAGNTLVTVEGRVLDTLLGAGIALVLFWFSELLLRPRHDRTAA, encoded by the coding sequence ATGAAGTTGTCTGTTGCGCGTTACGTTCCCCGCACCCGTCGAGCCGTCAGAAGTCTGGTTAAGCTGCATGATGCGCCGTGGCGCTGGAAAGTAGGGCTGGAGGCCAGCTTAGCCATTGGCCTACCCGTGGCGGTGTTTACGCTGGCTGGCAACCAAGCATGGGGTCTGCAGGCCGCTTTAGGAAGTTTCACCGCTTTGTACGGCGCCTCGCTTAGTCGCCAAAACCGCGCCCTGTTGTTGCCGTTTGTGGCAGCTGGGCTGGTGCTGGCGGCGGCCCTGGGTATTGCCTGTGCTGGCAATGAATGGCTGCCCGTAGCGTGCTTGGTGCTGGTAAGTGCGCTTGCCTCAACACTGGTATTGGGTTTTCGGCTGGGGCCGCCCGGCCCCATGATGTTTGTGCTGGTGGCAGCCGTGAGTGGCCACATTGCCGCGCCTGCTGCGCTGGATGGCGCCGGCCAGCCTGGCCTACGGCTGCTGGGACTAGTGGCCGCAGGGGCCGGATTGGCCTATTTTGTGGTAGTGATGCCGCTACTGATACCGGGGCGGCGTTATTCAGCATCGGTGGGGTTAGGCGTACTACTGCCGCGGTTAAGCTTTGACAGGGATACTGCTGCTGTTGCCTTACGGGTGGTAGTGGCTGTATTAATAGCCAGCTTAGTGGCTAGGCCATTGGGCGCGCACCGAGTATACTGGGTGGTGCTATCGGCGGTGGCGGTGCTGCAGTCCAGCCCCTCGCGGCAGCTTACTGGCCTGCGGGCGGTACATCGGGTAGTGGGCACGCTGTTAGGGATAGGCCTGTTTGAGCTGCTTTCACTGTTGCACCCAATAGGTTTGGGGCTAGTGGCCGCGCTCATGCTGCTGCAAGGCGCCACTGAAGTTGTGGTAGCCCGAAACTACGCCTTTGCGCTGCTCTTTATCACGCCCATAGCCCTGTTAAACGCCACTGCCGGCCATGCCGGCAATACGCTGGTTACAGTAGAAGGCAGGGTGCTGGATACGTTGCTAGGAGCAGGTATTGCCTTGGTACTGTTCTGGTTTAGTGAGTTGCTATTGCGCCCACGCCATGATAGAACTGCTGCATAG
- the tilS gene encoding tRNA lysidine(34) synthetase TilS, which yields MTSFVRLKIPSMLDRIQHFIQEQDLFSPTDTLLVAVSGGMDSVVLADVLHRLGQSFAMAHCHFGLRGEEADADEQFVRKLAKKYDVPYFAEFFQTKQFAEQEGISTQMAARALRYEWFERLRQTQGLAYIATAHHQRDAAETMLLNLTHGTGLAGLHGIRPKNGYLVRPLLPIGKMELYDYLVEHHLMWREDASNDSPVYQRNRLRLEVLPVLRDINPNLDQTLQITAERVGGAEEIVRRYVEDTAAEAQREEADATYLDIRMLQKTAATTLVLHELLRPFGFSYIVTKDIVQSFGAEPGRRFESPTHRLVKDREQLVITRKNLTKFGTHQLALGQEALKIDGLHLRTELHEVAEGFDIPRGKAVAALDADALKFPLIVRAWQEGDWFMPIGMKGKKKLSDFLIDQKVPLNLKDNVQVLCSADGKIAWVIGFRPDERFKVTEETERVLVVKRM from the coding sequence ATGACGTCCTTCGTTCGCTTGAAAATACCTTCCATGCTCGACCGCATTCAACACTTCATACAAGAACAAGACCTCTTCTCCCCTACTGATACCTTGCTGGTAGCTGTGAGCGGGGGCATGGACTCAGTGGTGCTGGCCGATGTGCTGCACCGGCTGGGCCAGTCGTTTGCCATGGCGCACTGCCACTTCGGGCTGCGCGGCGAAGAGGCCGACGCCGATGAGCAGTTTGTGCGCAAGCTGGCCAAGAAGTACGACGTGCCCTACTTCGCTGAGTTCTTCCAGACCAAGCAGTTTGCCGAGCAGGAAGGCATCTCGACGCAGATGGCCGCCCGCGCCCTGCGCTACGAATGGTTTGAGCGCCTGCGCCAGACCCAGGGACTGGCCTACATAGCCACCGCCCACCACCAGCGCGACGCCGCCGAGACCATGCTGCTTAACCTCACGCACGGTACTGGCCTAGCGGGCCTGCATGGCATCCGGCCCAAGAACGGCTACCTCGTGCGCCCCTTGCTGCCCATCGGTAAAATGGAGCTCTACGACTACTTGGTGGAGCACCACCTGATGTGGCGCGAAGACGCCAGTAACGACAGCCCCGTGTACCAGCGCAACCGCCTGCGCCTGGAGGTGCTGCCGGTCCTGCGCGACATCAACCCCAACCTCGACCAGACCCTGCAGATTACTGCCGAGCGCGTGGGCGGGGCCGAGGAAATTGTGCGCCGCTACGTAGAAGATACCGCCGCCGAGGCCCAGCGCGAAGAAGCCGATGCCACCTACCTGGATATCCGGATGCTGCAGAAAACGGCCGCTACCACGCTGGTGCTGCACGAGCTACTGCGCCCCTTCGGTTTCTCCTACATCGTGACCAAAGACATTGTGCAAAGCTTCGGGGCTGAGCCGGGCCGCCGCTTTGAGTCGCCGACGCACCGGCTGGTGAAAGACCGGGAGCAGCTGGTCATCACCCGCAAAAACCTCACGAAGTTTGGCACGCATCAGCTGGCGCTAGGCCAGGAAGCCCTCAAGATTGATGGCCTGCACCTGCGCACGGAGCTACACGAGGTGGCAGAGGGCTTCGACATCCCGCGCGGTAAAGCCGTAGCCGCCCTTGATGCGGACGCGCTGAAGTTCCCCCTCATTGTGCGGGCCTGGCAGGAAGGCGACTGGTTTATGCCCATCGGTATGAAGGGCAAGAAGAAGCTCTCCGATTTCCTCATCGACCAGAAAGTACCGCTCAATCTTAAAGACAACGTGCAGGTGCTCTGCTCCGCCGACGGCAAAATTGCCTGGGTTATTGGCTTCCGCCCCGACGAGCGGTTCAAAGTGACCGAAGAAACGGAGCGCGTGCTGGTAGTAAAGCGAATGTAG
- a CDS encoding OstA-like protein — protein MSFPKSLFLLFFALLPFLAAAQQRPGSRPAPVPKGQPIELIGANQLQGGSFNGVQIRKLLGNVSLKQGTTLLYCDSAYQYTERNALEAFSNVRIIQNDTITITGDRGFYDGDTRKARMTGNVTLRDPRMTLTTQLLDYDLNRNLAYYSTGGHLQDPENTLDSQFGYYNTASKIFSFKRDVKLITKENTIDTDTLQYNTITKVAYFFGPTRIKGPQGNLYAENGNYNTVTKVSNFARNAKIETPNYLLGGDKLFYDEARQYGVATGNVSMTAKKDNIVIRGDVGRYWRGQGRAKIYGAPVMRNINDKDTLYLAADTLVSLEGKPPLNKAGVIYAYRKVRIFRSDLQGRCDSLTYDRQDSIIYLSHDPVLWNNNNQLTADSMEIQQRKGKIDQMRLYGHAFTIGQDTLLNFNQVKGRNMVAYFGEKAIKKIDVLGNAESLYYALDGDTAISGVNRALSATMAMRFADSKLQTITFLTNPDASFIPPNELKAEDSKLTGFRWRPTERPTRRQTLGKHFAASPKKKAPTKKAPAKKKTPAAPPKKQPKTTAPAPKAVTLKK, from the coding sequence ATGTCATTCCCGAAGTCACTTTTTTTGTTGTTTTTCGCGCTGTTGCCGTTTCTGGCAGCGGCCCAGCAGCGCCCCGGTTCGCGGCCCGCGCCGGTTCCGAAGGGGCAGCCTATTGAACTGATTGGAGCCAACCAGTTGCAAGGCGGCAGCTTTAATGGGGTTCAGATTCGCAAACTGCTCGGCAACGTGAGCCTGAAGCAGGGCACTACGCTGCTTTACTGCGACTCAGCCTATCAGTACACGGAACGCAATGCTCTGGAGGCGTTCAGTAATGTGCGCATCATTCAAAACGACACCATTACTATTACCGGCGACCGGGGCTTTTATGATGGCGACACCCGCAAGGCCCGCATGACCGGCAACGTGACGCTGCGCGACCCGCGCATGACGCTCACGACTCAGCTCCTCGACTACGACCTTAACCGTAACCTGGCCTACTACAGTACCGGCGGCCACCTTCAAGACCCCGAGAACACCCTGGATAGTCAGTTCGGCTACTACAACACGGCCTCCAAGATATTCAGCTTCAAGCGCGACGTGAAGCTGATTACCAAGGAGAATACCATTGACACCGATACGCTGCAGTACAACACTATTACCAAGGTGGCCTACTTCTTCGGCCCCACGCGCATCAAGGGCCCCCAGGGTAACCTCTATGCTGAGAACGGTAACTACAACACCGTAACCAAGGTCTCAAACTTCGCTCGCAACGCTAAAATAGAAACGCCCAACTACCTGCTGGGTGGCGACAAGCTGTTCTACGACGAAGCCCGGCAGTATGGCGTGGCCACCGGCAACGTCTCAATGACCGCCAAAAAGGATAACATCGTCATTCGCGGCGATGTGGGCCGTTACTGGCGGGGGCAGGGGAGGGCCAAGATCTATGGCGCTCCGGTAATGCGCAACATCAACGACAAGGATACGCTATACCTGGCCGCCGATACGCTGGTGAGTTTAGAAGGAAAGCCCCCCCTGAACAAGGCCGGGGTAATCTATGCCTACCGGAAAGTCCGCATCTTCCGCTCCGACTTGCAGGGCCGCTGTGACTCGCTGACCTACGACCGGCAGGATTCCATCATCTATCTGAGCCACGACCCGGTGCTCTGGAATAATAACAACCAGCTCACCGCCGACAGCATGGAGATTCAGCAGCGGAAAGGCAAGATTGACCAGATGCGCCTATATGGGCACGCCTTCACCATTGGCCAGGATACCTTGCTAAACTTCAACCAGGTGAAGGGCCGCAATATGGTAGCCTACTTCGGAGAGAAGGCCATAAAAAAAATTGACGTGCTTGGCAACGCCGAGAGCCTCTATTATGCTCTTGATGGTGACACGGCCATATCGGGCGTCAACCGGGCCCTTTCCGCAACCATGGCCATGCGCTTCGCCGACAGCAAGCTGCAGACCATTACCTTTCTCACCAACCCCGATGCCAGCTTTATTCCTCCGAATGAGTTGAAAGCTGAGGATAGCAAGCTGACTGGCTTTCGGTGGCGACCTACGGAACGCCCCACCCGTCGGCAAACGTTAGGAAAACACTTTGCCGCCTCGCCCAAGAAAAAGGCGCCAACCAAGAAAGCTCCAGCTAAGAAAAAAACACCTGCTGCTCCGCCTAAAAAACAGCCTAAAACTACCGCTCCCGCCCCCAAAGCGGTTACGCTTAAAAAGTAG
- a CDS encoding outer membrane protein assembly factor BamD, which translates to MLSFRPTFFVLLLSTLLLGSCTGYQKLLKSGDVNKKYEAAIQYYDKGDYFKAGTLLEELIPLLKGRPEAEKAQFYFANTNFKQRNYTLAAYYFKTFYETYPNSPLTEEAMFLHAKSLFRDSPEFQLDQTNTFTALEGIQEFLNRYPESQFRQETESMSQELQKKLESKAFLSARLYYDLRYYQSAVTAFTGFQQQFPASALNEQAAFLKLSAQFDLATESVPEKQRERYLEAIAFYQSFIDTYPQSKNLKDAERMYDTARAEVDKLKTAETTAAK; encoded by the coding sequence ATGCTCTCTTTTCGCCCTACCTTCTTTGTTCTGTTATTGAGCACGTTGCTGCTCGGCTCCTGCACGGGCTACCAAAAGCTGCTCAAGAGCGGCGACGTGAACAAGAAGTATGAAGCCGCCATTCAGTATTACGATAAAGGCGACTACTTCAAGGCGGGCACCTTGCTCGAAGAGCTAATTCCGCTGTTGAAGGGCCGCCCTGAGGCCGAGAAAGCGCAATTTTACTTCGCCAATACCAACTTCAAGCAGCGCAACTATACGCTGGCCGCTTACTACTTCAAAACATTCTACGAGACGTACCCGAACTCGCCCCTCACCGAGGAGGCCATGTTTCTGCACGCTAAGTCGTTGTTTCGCGACTCTCCGGAGTTTCAGCTAGACCAGACCAACACCTTTACGGCGCTGGAAGGCATTCAGGAATTCCTGAACCGCTACCCCGAGAGCCAGTTCCGCCAGGAAACGGAAAGCATGTCGCAGGAGCTGCAGAAAAAGCTGGAAAGCAAAGCATTCCTCAGCGCCCGCCTCTACTACGATTTGCGCTACTACCAGTCGGCCGTAACGGCCTTCACGGGCTTTCAGCAGCAGTTTCCTGCCTCGGCCCTGAATGAGCAGGCTGCGTTTCTCAAGCTTAGTGCACAGTTTGATCTGGCTACGGAGAGCGTACCAGAAAAGCAGCGTGAGCGGTACCTGGAGGCTATTGCCTTCTACCAGAGCTTCATTGATACCTATCCGCAAAGCAAAAACCTCAAAGACGCTGAGCGGATGTACGATACGGCCCGCGCCGAAGTAGACAAGCTGAAGACTGCTGAAACTACCGCGGCCAAGTAA
- a CDS encoding DNA-directed RNA polymerase subunit omega, translating into MKTPNNVSASIVTRNMSELANDTGNVYESIAIISKRANQLAVKLKEELNGKLAEFATTVDNLEEVFENREQIEISKHYERLPKPTNLAIEEFLEGKVMYRTEEEVPQLPEAARRAE; encoded by the coding sequence ATGAAAACTCCTAACAACGTTTCTGCTTCCATCGTGACCCGCAACATGTCGGAACTCGCCAACGATACCGGCAACGTATACGAGAGCATCGCCATCATCTCGAAGCGCGCCAACCAACTGGCCGTAAAGCTGAAAGAAGAGCTGAATGGCAAGCTGGCTGAGTTTGCCACTACCGTTGACAACTTGGAAGAAGTATTCGAGAACCGCGAGCAAATCGAGATTTCGAAGCACTACGAGCGCCTGCCTAAGCCTACTAACCTGGCTATTGAGGAGTTCCTGGAGGGCAAAGTGATGTACCGCACCGAAGAGGAAGTGCCACAGTTGCCAGAGGCTGCTCGTCGGGCTGAGTAA
- a CDS encoding DUF4844 domain-containing protein produces MWRIIRAECWLLISIMMLVSCETQTNGQDRSATITKLEAFRKKKKFVDDTHPRLSHATLRPALNRKLNRVANDFERLVQQPTVTPQEYQAAIATGLRQFDDLYLDLDTEDREWICLYFEELMDIVGLESSGGHLNKFMYGLNLPDRP; encoded by the coding sequence ATGTGGCGAATTATACGCGCAGAATGCTGGTTGCTAATCAGCATCATGATGTTGGTGAGTTGTGAAACGCAGACAAATGGGCAGGACAGAAGTGCTACTATAACCAAACTGGAGGCCTTTCGGAAAAAGAAAAAGTTCGTCGATGACACGCACCCGCGCTTATCCCATGCGACCCTGCGGCCGGCGCTAAACCGTAAGCTTAACCGGGTAGCCAATGATTTTGAGCGCCTCGTGCAGCAGCCAACTGTTACGCCTCAAGAGTACCAGGCAGCCATAGCTACTGGCCTACGCCAGTTTGATGACCTTTATTTAGATCTAGATACAGAAGACCGAGAGTGGATCTGTTTGTATTTCGAGGAACTGATGGATATTGTTGGTTTGGAGAGCTCAGGTGGGCACTTGAACAAGTTTATGTACGGCCTTAATCTGCCGGATAGACCGTAG
- a CDS encoding phosphopantothenoylcysteine decarboxylase: protein MHVLITAGPTYEPLDPVRFIGNHSTGKMGYALAEAFAAEGAEVTLVSGPTSLPDPADARITTQRVQTADEMYAAAAAVAPAADIWVFAAAVADYKPRQMAENKIKKDGDTLTLELVKNVDIAGTLGHTKRPEQYSVGFALETNNEQAYALDKLRRKNFDLVVLNSLRDAGAGFRHDTNKVTLLEAGGQMTIFELKPKVAVARDIVETVLARYSHHA from the coding sequence ATGCACGTCCTCATCACTGCCGGCCCCACCTATGAACCCCTTGACCCCGTTCGGTTCATCGGCAACCATAGCACCGGCAAAATGGGCTACGCGCTGGCCGAAGCCTTTGCCGCCGAAGGAGCGGAAGTAACACTGGTGAGCGGGCCCACCAGTTTGCCTGATCCTGCTGATGCGCGTATTACCACCCAGCGCGTGCAAACCGCCGACGAAATGTACGCCGCTGCCGCTGCCGTAGCGCCTGCGGCAGATATTTGGGTATTTGCTGCGGCCGTGGCCGACTATAAGCCGCGGCAGATGGCTGAAAACAAGATTAAGAAGGACGGCGACACGCTCACATTGGAGCTGGTGAAGAACGTGGATATTGCCGGTACGCTAGGCCACACCAAACGCCCTGAACAATATTCCGTGGGTTTTGCGTTGGAGACGAATAACGAGCAGGCCTACGCCCTCGACAAGCTCCGGCGCAAGAACTTCGACTTGGTAGTGCTGAACTCCCTGCGCGACGCCGGAGCGGGTTTCCGCCATGATACCAACAAGGTGACGCTGCTGGAAGCCGGAGGGCAAATGACTATCTTTGAGTTAAAGCCCAAAGTTGCCGTGGCCCGCGACATTGTTGAGACTGTTCTTGCCCGCTACTCCCATCATGCGTAA
- a CDS encoding DUF4835 family protein encodes MRKFSLLLLLLPLLLAAPAHAQELLAEVRVTTENVTIADRQLVQQMQNDMQTFLNTRSFTRQTYRPQEKIRCRFFVGITEIPQNGTYRATVRVLSTRPVYGTGYETNLLSFADKGWVFNYTPQNPIDYSENTFVGNLSSLLTFYAFTIIGMDQDSFSPLGGSAYYDRARTILTNAASQNSTNEQDAGWKDTESGNRYWLLNNLQDPQLEAFRSGMYAYYRQGMDIFITKPEEARANIATALQGVQQAVQRRPGTLLARAFFTTKSDEIANVFRSSPDQQQKVQVATLLSEVDPTNSAKYQAIMQQR; translated from the coding sequence ATGCGTAAATTCTCTCTGCTGCTCCTTTTGCTACCGTTGCTGCTGGCTGCGCCGGCCCACGCCCAGGAACTCCTGGCCGAGGTGCGCGTTACGACGGAAAATGTGACCATTGCCGACCGCCAACTGGTGCAGCAGATGCAGAACGACATGCAGACGTTTCTGAACACGCGCTCCTTTACCCGGCAGACCTACCGCCCCCAGGAAAAAATCCGGTGTCGCTTCTTCGTGGGCATTACCGAGATTCCGCAGAACGGTACTTACCGCGCTACGGTGCGGGTGCTGAGCACGCGCCCGGTGTATGGTACCGGCTATGAAACCAATCTGCTGAGCTTCGCTGATAAAGGCTGGGTGTTTAACTATACGCCGCAGAACCCGATAGACTATTCCGAAAATACGTTTGTGGGTAATCTGTCGTCGCTGCTAACGTTTTATGCCTTTACCATTATTGGCATGGACCAAGACAGCTTTTCGCCCCTGGGGGGCTCTGCCTACTACGACCGGGCCCGCACCATACTCACGAATGCCGCTTCGCAGAACTCGACGAATGAACAGGATGCTGGCTGGAAGGATACTGAGTCGGGCAACCGGTACTGGCTGCTGAACAACCTGCAGGATCCGCAGCTGGAAGCCTTTCGGAGTGGTATGTACGCCTACTACCGGCAGGGTATGGACATCTTCATTACCAAGCCTGAAGAAGCCCGCGCCAACATTGCTACGGCCCTGCAGGGAGTGCAGCAGGCCGTGCAGCGTAGGCCCGGTACTTTGCTGGCCCGAGCCTTTTTCACCACGAAATCCGACGAAATAGCCAACGTATTTCGCAGCAGCCCCGATCAGCAGCAGAAGGTACAGGTAGCCACCTTGCTGTCAGAGGTTGATCCTACCAACTCGGCTAAGTACCAGGCTATTATGCAGCAGCGGTAG
- the recN gene encoding DNA repair protein RecN: MLVDLRIRNYALIEQLELRPSALLNIITGETGAGKSIMLGAIGLLLGNRADSRMLFDTEKKCVIEGQFDISSYQLQDIFESEDLDYDTQCILRREISPAGKSRAFVNDTPVTLETLRNIGANLMDIHSQHDTLLLGDAVFQLNLLDLYAGLVPTRAQYSNAYRQYRKLEADLKTLEDQVAQANKELDYHTFLLSELEDARLDNENQEEVEQEVKQLEHAEEIKYKLTQAMQSLTESEYCVTSGLKETATLLGQVAAYSDSFKELKQRLDSCLIEIHDISDEIEAAERRTEGDPARIDELQGRLNVLYSLQRKHQVRDVVALLAVRSDLRDKVGSVLNLDKQISRLRRDAEAALATVTKQAARLSEARRKVFPKFEKELVGLLSELGMPHSRIVVQHQAGAPAASGIDIISILFTANKGAQPQTLSKSASGGEFSRLMLCIKYMLADKTALPTIVFDEIDTGISGEIAVKVGRMMQQMAKKHQLIAISHLPQMAAAGDAHYFVYKEDRADRTVSRIRTLDLNERIQEIAQMISGANPSPNAFQSARELLAMRGEELVG; the protein is encoded by the coding sequence ATGCTGGTTGACCTTCGCATTCGCAATTATGCCCTGATTGAGCAGCTGGAGCTGCGACCCTCGGCTCTACTCAATATCATTACCGGCGAAACCGGCGCGGGTAAGTCCATAATGCTCGGCGCCATTGGCCTGCTACTCGGCAACCGCGCCGACTCGCGCATGCTTTTTGACACGGAAAAGAAGTGCGTGATTGAGGGCCAGTTTGATATTTCCAGCTACCAGCTCCAGGATATCTTTGAGTCGGAAGACCTTGATTACGATACCCAGTGTATTCTGCGCCGTGAGATAAGCCCGGCCGGTAAGTCACGGGCCTTCGTGAATGACACGCCCGTAACGCTGGAAACGCTGCGGAACATCGGGGCCAACCTGATGGACATCCACTCCCAGCACGACACCCTACTGCTCGGCGACGCAGTGTTTCAGCTAAACCTCCTGGACCTGTACGCTGGCCTGGTCCCCACCCGCGCGCAGTACAGCAACGCCTACCGCCAGTACCGTAAGCTGGAAGCCGATCTGAAAACCTTAGAAGACCAGGTAGCCCAGGCCAATAAGGAGCTCGATTACCACACGTTTCTGCTTAGTGAGCTGGAAGATGCGCGCCTCGACAACGAAAATCAGGAAGAAGTTGAGCAGGAGGTAAAGCAGCTGGAGCACGCCGAGGAAATCAAGTACAAGCTCACCCAGGCCATGCAAAGCCTAACGGAAAGCGAATACTGCGTAACCAGCGGCCTGAAAGAAACCGCCACGCTGCTAGGCCAGGTAGCTGCCTATTCCGACTCGTTCAAAGAACTGAAGCAGCGCCTGGATAGCTGCCTGATCGAGATTCATGACATTTCGGATGAAATAGAAGCCGCCGAGCGTCGCACCGAAGGTGACCCCGCCCGCATTGATGAGCTGCAAGGCCGCCTTAATGTGCTCTACAGCCTGCAGCGCAAACACCAGGTGCGCGATGTAGTGGCGCTGCTGGCCGTACGCTCAGATCTGCGCGACAAAGTAGGCTCCGTGCTGAACCTGGACAAGCAGATTTCCCGTCTCCGCCGCGACGCTGAAGCTGCATTGGCTACCGTAACCAAGCAGGCTGCCCGCTTGTCGGAGGCGCGCCGCAAGGTGTTCCCCAAGTTCGAGAAAGAGCTGGTAGGCCTATTGTCCGAGCTGGGCATGCCGCACTCGCGCATTGTGGTGCAGCACCAGGCCGGTGCCCCCGCCGCCAGCGGTATTGATATCATCAGCATCCTGTTCACGGCCAATAAAGGTGCTCAGCCCCAAACGTTGAGCAAGTCAGCCTCGGGCGGGGAGTTCTCGCGCCTCATGCTATGCATAAAGTACATGCTGGCCGACAAAACAGCCCTGCCAACCATCGTGTTCGACGAAATTGATACTGGTATCAGCGGAGAAATTGCCGTGAAAGTAGGCCGTATGATGCAGCAAATGGCTAAGAAGCACCAGCTCATTGCCATCAGTCACCTGCCTCAGATGGCCGCCGCCGGCGACGCGCACTACTTCGTGTACAAGGAAGACCGCGCCGACCGTACCGTGAGCCGCATCCGGACTCTGGATCTGAATGAGCGCATCCAGGAAATTGCCCAGATGATTTCAGGCGCCAACCCCAGCCCAAATGCCTTCCAAAGTGCCCGCGAATTGCTGGCCATGCGCGGGGAAGAACTGGTGGGGTAG